A single region of the Saprospiraceae bacterium genome encodes:
- a CDS encoding MoaD/ThiS family protein, producing the protein MRILAKVSSEVKLEIQGAVTQRTILDTLEAQYPMLGGTIRDHVTQHRRPFLRFFACSEDLSHASPDAPLPPAVASGEEPFLIIGAIAGG; encoded by the coding sequence TTGCGTATACTAGCAAAGGTCAGTTCGGAGGTAAAACTGGAAATTCAGGGCGCCGTGACCCAGCGGACCATTTTAGATACACTTGAAGCCCAATACCCCATGTTGGGTGGAACCATCCGCGACCATGTCACCCAGCACCGTCGACCATTTTTGCGGTTTTTTGCTTGTTCCGAGGATTTAAGCCATGCATCACCCGATGCCCCCCTTCCTCCGGCTGTCGCCAGCGGGGAGGAACCTTTTTTGATCATCGGAGCCATTGCTGGCGGGTAA